The Candidatus Poribacteria bacterium DNA window TGGTTTAATTCGGCAACAAAACTCGGTGCGCACTCAAAAATGTAGAGCACATAATAGCCTTCACTCCGTTTCCGGATAGGATAGGCGAGTCGTTTTTTTCCCCAGGGATCAACCTTCAGGAGTGTTCCGCCACCTTCGATGATGCCCTTTACTTGATTCGTAAGAGCCTCTGCTTCGTTTTCATCGTGGTCGGGTGTAATGATAAGCAGCAGTTCGTAAGGATTCAAATTTTCATGCCTCTCTTCGGACTGATGGCTCCACCGCTTTTTATACAAAAGCCGGGAGCAGAGATTAATATTAATTAAGTGAACCCCATCTATCCCTGTGAATCGCCTTTGAATGAGAAGGGCAATTACAAGTTAGATGGAATTCTATTCGTTAATTTTAGTTAATATAATTATACCACATTCCAATCCATATATCAACCCAAAATGCTATTTTTAGGGACATTGAGATTTTAAAGAATGCCTTGACTGAACTTCAAAATGTATTTGTTAATATAGGTTAAAGTCAATCACAATCACACAAGTTATATAATAGTATTAACGTCCACTTATGGTTTATAATACCATACTTTAACTTATAAACCAAAATGAAATCTGTCGAAAATTCCCAATTCACACGCGAAAACCTACTGGCAATGATAACAGAAAATTTAGGTTGGGAGCGTTGCATGAGCGGTTACATGCAACGGCAAGAAAAACGGACGTTGGGATGCGAGAACCTCTTCTCGAAGCCGTGTGGCTAATGTATCCACATCAACCTGTTCTGCCGTCGCAAGCCCGTATTTCTCCAAGAGCGGAAAGAGACTCTGAAAGATCGTTGCCATGTATCGGTACCCCGCCCAAGTTTTGGCGGCACCGATAGGCGATTCAAGATGCATCGTTGGTGGCGGCAAACCTGCGTCAACAAAAGCGCGATACAGCCCAATCCCCATGTCAAGATGTGCGCCTGAATGTTCAAACACATCCAAAATCCATCGAATCAGTTGGTTCATGAGCGGCGTATCGTGATGTAAAAACGCAGGATAGAGCGTGTATTCGGGTTCCTGAAACGCGGCAATCCCGCCGGGTTTTAAATGCGTTATGAGCTGCGCGAATGCATTCCTTGGATCCGCCATATACATTAACACAAACCGTCCAACAATAGCATCAAATTGAGTAGCGAAGGTAAGCAATCGTGCATCGCCTGCAATAAATTCTACGTTCCGCATCCCCGCCTCGGTCGCTCGTTGGCGCGCGGTGTCAAGGATCGAGGCATTGACATCTACACCCACAACCTGCCCTGTCGGTCCGACGAGTTCAGCGAGGGTGAGCGCAACATCACCCGCACCACTCCCGATTTCGAGGACTCGCATCCCTTCTGTTATACCAGCTCGCTTACAGAGACGTCGCGTGGATTCCCCATAGATTCTTGATTGCTCAATGAGGCGCGTTGTTTCGTGTGAGGTACGCCCCAACGTATAGGTGGCATCGCGATCTTCTGATGTATGTGAGTTCTCTAAATAATTTTGCGCCATGCGTGGAACCATCTATGCTGTGAGAGATGCGGACGCTGTGATATGCGGCGGCAACATAATCGGTCGTTTCGCTGCAGCGACTTCTGCCTGTATCCGCTCCGCCAACGTATCAACATCTAACTCTTCAGCCGTCGTAATTCCATAAGCCTCCAGTAGAGGGACAAGGCTCCGAAAACTGTTCGCAAGATATTCGTAACCGGGCCAGTTCACGGGACCCCCCATCGGTGCCTCAAAATGTAGCGTTGGTTCTGGCAACCCCGCATCGACAAAAGCCTGATAAAGTTCCATGCCCATGTCAAGATGTGCACCGGAACGCTCAAACACGGTGCGTCCCCACTTAATCAACTCGTTTGCCAAGGGTGTATCAGGATGCTCAG harbors:
- a CDS encoding methyltransferase domain-containing protein, which produces MAQNYLENSHTSEDRDATYTLGRTSHETTRLIEQSRIYGESTRRLCKRAGITEGMRVLEIGSGAGDVALTLAELVGPTGQVVGVDVNASILDTARQRATEAGMRNVEFIAGDARLLTFATQFDAIVGRFVLMYMADPRNAFAQLITHLKPGGIAAFQEPEYTLYPAFLHHDTPLMNQLIRWILDVFEHSGAHLDMGIGLYRAFVDAGLPPPTMHLESPIGAAKTWAGYRYMATIFQSLFPLLEKYGLATAEQVDVDTLATRLREEVLASQRPFFLPLHVTAHATLPT
- the rpsF gene encoding 30S ribosomal protein S6, encoding MNPYELLLIITPDHDENEAEALTNQVKGIIEGGGTLLKVDPWGKKRLAYPIRKRSEGYYVLYIFECAPSFVAELNQSLHVIEAILRYMVVQYEDDIEKLKAELTAEATEIKESTSDEKSTPDKEMTSDDNAEAEDTTDDDAEAEDTTASA